From Poecilia reticulata strain Guanapo linkage group LG3, Guppy_female_1.0+MT, whole genome shotgun sequence:
AGTGGagacatttttctaaaagcatttCTACTTATAGTTTCTTagaatttaacaacaaaaaataataataacggAGCCATTCTGGCTGTAAGTCACGGTGATCAACTTCAATAATTATGTCACTAATTGCTATAATGTCATATGTCATATGTAATGCTAATTTgctaatatttaacactttggATGGGAGTAGCTTGTCAACAAATAAGCTATTTCCCCATGGATCAATAAAGTACATTGTAATtcttaacattttcacaataaaaccccattttatattaatattgaGAATGACTGCAATAGATATTGGCATGCATTGCTAAATGAGCATACAGCACTGGTATtgttcctggctctgattggttgtttctagttcaCACTGGGAGCAGAAtaggtcaattttttttcacagaacatCTGTCTCATATCATACTGTCATGAagtagtgacagtttcaacaaatattaatGCTAAATAAGCATACATGCTCATTTAGCATACATGCTAAAATATAACCAAATATTTGGTTATATTTTGGTTCCATGCAGCATAAATGTTGAGGGAGGACCAGCATGTTCTTGTTAAATGCTCTCCTGATTTTGTTGAGACGGAAATGAGGAGTTTAATTTTCTTCCTGTAGCTGATGTAATCGGACCTTTAGAACGGCACTGCTCCTGGTGGCAGCATGTAGGAACAATTCCTTATAGTTGCTTTGGTTTTAATGCACAAAGGCAGAAACGTTGAACAACACCTGCTTAATGTCAGTCATAGTTTCTTTTTAGCAACTGTTGTACAAGATATTCCACCTTTAGCTGTTCTCCTCTTTATAGAGTTATGAAAGTAtaaaaagctaatgttagctgcTTAATTAGACAGGCAATTGCTCCTGCCTTACTGACTCTAGCTTTAGAACAAAATGTTATGTGCTACAGCTTTGAATTTCACTCAAGATTACTTCAATTTCTCAcaactaaaaatacttttaaagctaaatttgGCCAACTTTCAGCCAGCTGGCCATCAGTGCACAGCAACGGCTGGAGGGGCCGGGGGAAATACAACATTATTGTGACTCCTTTATCTGGCATGTCAGTGAAAAATATGAAGGGAATTTGTTGCAAACATGATTTTCCTTGTTTATTCCGGAAGATGCATCTCTAGTGACAAAGAGACAGGAGGCCATGGAGGCAGCTCGGCTGAGGATGCAGAAGGAGCTGGATGCCAAAGCTGTTGCCTTTAAGGAGAAGCAGAGAGAGGTGCAGTGGGGGCTGCATGGTGGGCCACCTGAACCAGGGTAGACTTATACTCACGGTGTTTTATCAACagcaagaagaagagaagagaaggcAGAAGATTGAGGAATGGGAGAGCATGAAGCAGGGGAAGAGCTCCAAAGGACACAAGCTATCTGGGGTGAGCTAACCTTGTCTCGACTCAGGACAGAATATTAGGCTGAGGTCAGGAACCTGGGTTTCTGCTGTGAGAGAACAAGTGAGCAGTAAATGTTGGAATAAACCAGCTGCATTCATGTTGCTTTAGtttcactgtgtgtgtgattcCTGCAGAACACAGAGGAGGcgagtgcagcagcagctgggctCAAACCAAAGATGGATAAGAAGCCACTGCGCTCCAGCGGTAAGAACCTCACCACCTGCAGCCTTCATCATCAGACtgtgtgtgctgcagcagaaccacaaCATGCATTATTAGGTTTAGAATATGTAAGCAAATGGTGTTTAATCGGCACTGGAACTGCCAAGGATTACATTGATgcagtattttttgtttgtgtgtgtgaagcagTTTCTTCccaaacaggaaggaaaatgatccatggtaataaaattaattaacaaatcataatttaaaagtgGGCCCCCTTTACTCATATATCCTCAAAACAAGTTAGCTCAATTAATTAAATGCAGTCAGAAGGCAGCTAATAGTAAACCATTAAATTTATTGTCAGTATGAatccagatgttctggttctctGACCTCAGAGAACAGCCAACACCATGGAGACCAAGAAACCCAGCAGCAGGTCAGGGAGGAGGTTCTGGTTCGGTTTAAAGCTGGGTTAGGTTCTACAGAAACATCCCAAGCTTTAACGTCTCCCAGAGCTCAAACATATTGAGTCGTGAGGGTCCATCTGAACCCGGTCCAGAATCCATGCCTGAATCCGACTGAGTCGCTAGACTTTGGTGTCTAGAAGCACTAAGTGTGTAGAGAcggaagctgcagctgaagtgTAGTGAATGTTGGTTCTACTCAGCCTGATTGCtggataaaaatacacatttcacttctgtatctgtaaaataaactcagaataaaaaattttttgtctctgtgtttcagaCTACAATCCCCTGATGGGACAAGGAGGCTCCTGTAGCTGGCGGCCAGGGAGGAGGGGACCCTCCGCGGGCGGATGAGGTTAAAGGGTGGAGGTGCTCTGACCGCCTCCAGACTAACTTGCACCCTAACTGCTGGGACCAAGCTGACAATGAAACAGAGCTCCTGCTTCCAGATCACTGCTTAAACATCAATACTGGTGAAGTTGGTACACCCatttaaaaaatcacacaaGAGACTGTTGAGAAACATAATCATTAACATGATTTCACTGCACAATctaacaaaactacaaatatttttgtcttgcagTAAAAATGTTCCAATTACAATTCCTTCTTCCTTTGGGTCCAAATTTTTTAACATAGTACATAAGCTTTACAGCTGCtgtatataacttttataaaaaatatgtttttacaaatttgcTAAAACTATCAGTGTTGTGTAGTTTGTAACAGATTATTTATGTAAAGCTTgatctccttcacctcctccgtGAGCTGTTATtaccatctgaagaaatgcatcactCCAAACGAAAGACAACCAATTGGAGTCCAGAGGAGGGTCTCAGTGCTGTCAGTCATCCTtcatgtacttgctgctaaatgtgcttgTAATTACTGTTATAGGAAAACCCTTTATGTGTCGTCATCTGTGATCATGCTATCTGGCATGAGCATTTACaacatgctatgctagctgcagcatagcagaaaggaaggagaggaaaaagaggGTGAGCAGCACCACACAaaattgtgattgacagcactaatattgttcctggctctgattggttgttactAGCTCACACTGGGAGCAGAATAGGTCAATTTCTTTTCACAGAACATCTGTCTCATATCATACTGTCATGAagtagtgacagtttcaacaaatattaaaacatattttttgtaaaaattgcatactgcagctttaattatttCAGAAGGAACATtataaaagtgtattttaatgGGTGTACTACACTTTTCCTTTCCTCAGTAGCTCTTTTGTTAAGATGACAGCAGATCATGGACTCAGTTCTTGGTGTCATTGGAAGCTTGACATGAAGCCGTTCCTTGAAATGGACTCTAACCAGAAGGTCTGGCTGATCTGTCCCAGTCAGGGTGCTTTTTCATGGTAGTTGTGTATTTCTGAAAGATTTGAGGAAAAGTCATAGCAGCAGTTGTGTCTAGTACATATTTATATTCTGTCTGACTGTGTGAttctaaacaaattaaagtgtAAGAAACCTTGTGTCTGTTTCTCTGCCCAACTCCATTCATTGAGCTGGGAGAGCTGGGTTTGACCAGCAGGTAAACTGTTCATCTTTATATTAACTAACATGGggaattgtatttattttgaatgctGATGTTAaggttgtgtatttttattccatttgttttagaatggcccagtcaaagtcatgtataaaaaaaatgcatagcTTTCTTAGCTTTCCCCCTGCATGTTGGCAGAGTGACCAATTTGGTACAGTACAGCATCCCCCAAAAGATGAGATGCTTTTGAACCATTTCTAATAATATTTCGGAGCACTCAAGGTCACCTCACAAAAATGAAgatattgaaaataaacaaaagacaaTTTAGAGTAAAAtgatgtgggaaaaaaaagtgaaaatgcttCTTTGAACAGTCTCGTTTTCGTGAGGGTAAATCGGCATACCACTGAGGCCTAATCCACAGAATGAAGGAATCCTGTGGAACCAGGCCAATGTGACACTGTTATTTAGGCACATCATGTACAAGTTGTACAAAGGAAACGCTTCCTATCCATGTAAAGGAATGTACCTTTTCATGTATCCACTCAGGTCTTCCCAGGAAAATCTGGACAGCTCTGCAAGAGGTTGTTTGTAAATGACTAATTCAGTTTAGCTTCAAATATATATTGGTGTTATTACTGCTGCCATGTCTAAATAGAAACACTCTACCAATAGTTGGCAGTGGCACAAATCTTGTGCTTTTAACAGAGTtcttaatttcagttttcttggTAATAATTCATCCTGTTTATAGATTTTGTTCAAAGTGACCAGGCGAAtactttttattacaaataactttATTGACTAAAGGGGTTTACTTTATATAGAACAAAAacactgtcttttttttgccCCAAACTTCTTTTGAGTCACATCAGCACAGGTGAAACTCTTCCTAACCAGAAGACCGATTATGATGAAACGGGCAAATGTGCTAGAAGTGTTTGTCTGTTtcacaatataaatataaaatatggttaaaatttaatattgaGGTTTGGAACTGTGGCCCCAAATTTGAACCACATTTAAAACTTGTGGTGAGTTT
This genomic window contains:
- the selenos gene encoding selenoprotein S — protein: MDDDVEILDVDDGNSQVPLKNQDLSQLSFTVGEFLSLYGWYLLAVTVTVLLLIQHLRKRRTGQSRQDSVPHSLQDASLVTKRQEAMEAARLRMQKELDAKAVAFKEKQREQEEEKRRQKIEEWESMKQGKSSKGHKLSGNTEEASAAAAGLKPKMDKKPLRSSDYNPLMGQGGSCSWRPGRRGPSAGG